The stretch of DNA TGGAAATTCGAGCAAGATATAAAAGAAGATTGAAAGTTTAAATCTTTACATCAACTCCGGATTCAAAGTATAAGTTCCAATCCATTCTGCTTTTTCGAGGATGTGACCTTTCATTGCTTTCAGAACTTCCGGACCTCCGAAAATTCCTTTTAATCCGAGAGTTTCAACATCTAAAGCATAAACTGTAAAAACATAATGATGGATAATTTCGTCATTCCAGGGTGGACACGGACCGTCATAACCACCATAATTTCCTGCCATCTCTTTATCTCCGGCAAACCAGTCAGTGTAATTATTGATCCCGTCAATTCCATATTTGGTGTTCCCCGGTTCTTTTCCTTTCGTGATAACTCCCTCAGACATTGCTCCTTCAGGAATTTCAATGATTGAGGTTGGAATATCGATTAGAATCCAATGATAAAAATCAACTCGAGGTAGATCTTTGGATACTGTTTTTCCTTCCTGATTCACATCGTCACCAACCGAAGGAACATCAGGATCGTGACAGATAATTGCCAATGATTTCGTCCCTTTTGGAATATTGTCCCAACCGAGATGAGGATTTATATTCTCTCCTAAAGAAATATGACCTTCTTCTGAGGGAATACAGAACGCAAATTTTCCTGGAATTTTTGCTCCGTTTTCAAAAGAAAATATTTTAAA from Candidatus Cloacimonadota bacterium encodes:
- a CDS encoding YbhB/YbcL family Raf kinase inhibitor-like protein — its product is MRFKIFSFENGAKIPGKFAFCIPSEEGHISLGENINPHLGWDNIPKGTKSLAIICHDPDVPSVGDDVNQEGKTVSKDLPRVDFYHWILIDIPTSIIEIPEGAMSEGVITKGKEPGNTKYGIDGINNYTDWFAGDKEMAGNYGGYDGPCPPWNDEIIHHYVFTVYALDVETLGLKGIFGGPEVLKAMKGHILEKAEWIGTYTLNPELM